The following are encoded in a window of Pseudomonas multiresinivorans genomic DNA:
- a CDS encoding LacI family DNA-binding transcriptional regulator, translated as MANQTPRKRRGAGRVTLTAVAQLARVSAISVSRYFNQPAQLSDDLRERIAAAVEELGYVPNQVAGGLASARGRVVGMVVPNISGPIFADTIQAFSDTLAAHSYQLLLASSYFSEDKEESAVRAFLGWNPAALVLTSHFHTPATEKLIAAADMPVVEVWDYQPERAPIQVGFSHYQVGVDAVRYLYGKGYRRIAFVQNSAPGDFSALDRRDGYADTLRGLGGEPWMFVPTESAPFEAGRQAMEALMARGAERPEAIIFANDNLAAGGLLAGQRAGLKIPDDCAVLGFGDYPFAPMLLPSLSTIKPPARKIGEIAALRVLQSIGVAPLEGAVERLNLLGCRVLERESA; from the coding sequence TTGGCCAACCAGACACCGCGCAAACGCCGTGGCGCAGGGCGCGTGACGCTGACCGCCGTGGCACAGCTGGCGAGGGTTTCCGCTATCAGCGTGTCGCGCTACTTCAATCAGCCGGCGCAGCTGTCGGATGACCTGCGCGAGCGCATCGCTGCGGCGGTGGAAGAGCTGGGCTACGTGCCAAATCAGGTGGCCGGCGGACTGGCCTCGGCGCGGGGCAGGGTAGTGGGGATGGTGGTGCCGAACATCTCCGGACCGATCTTCGCTGACACCATCCAGGCGTTCAGCGACACGCTGGCCGCCCACAGCTACCAGTTGCTGCTGGCCTCCAGCTATTTTTCCGAAGACAAGGAAGAAAGCGCCGTGCGCGCCTTCCTCGGCTGGAACCCGGCGGCGCTGGTGCTGACCAGCCATTTCCACACGCCGGCCACGGAGAAGCTGATTGCAGCGGCGGACATGCCGGTCGTGGAAGTCTGGGATTACCAGCCCGAACGCGCGCCGATCCAGGTCGGATTCTCCCACTATCAGGTCGGCGTGGACGCTGTGCGCTACCTGTACGGCAAGGGCTACCGGCGCATCGCCTTCGTGCAGAACAGCGCGCCGGGTGACTTCAGCGCCCTGGATCGCCGCGATGGTTATGCCGACACGTTGCGCGGGCTGGGCGGTGAGCCGTGGATGTTCGTGCCCACCGAAAGCGCGCCCTTCGAGGCCGGTCGGCAAGCCATGGAAGCGCTGATGGCGCGCGGCGCGGAACGCCCCGAGGCGATTATCTTCGCCAACGACAACCTCGCTGCGGGCGGCCTGCTCGCCGGCCAGCGCGCGGGGCTGAAGATTCCCGATGATTGCGCGGTACTGGGGTTCGGCGATTATCCGTTCGCGCCGATGCTGCTGCCGAGCTTGTCCACCATCAAACCGCCAGCCCGCAAGATCGGTGAGATCGCCGCATTGCGGGTGCTGCAATCCATCGGCGTGGCGCCACTGGAGGGCGCGGTGGAGCGGCTGAACCTGCTTGGCTGCCGCGTGCTGGAGCGCGAAAGCGCCTGA
- a CDS encoding TonB-dependent receptor — protein MQSQQRGTLGRPQFTGRRSALALGIASVIGAIAFNAQATETTGSDTQSADSAPTLKAVTVTATRREESLQKVPVAVSVIDGEQLERDNRNNVSSIVQQVPTLNFRTGASNKDTSLFVRGVGTISTSPGVEPSVSTVIDGVVLGRPGQATLDLLDVERIEVLRGPQGTLFGKNASAGVLNVVTRAVPDETTGYVDYSHFGGGNENRTRFGIGGTLIPGKLKASVTTLVGSYDGNVDNVYNGHEVNGYNRAGARTKFELTPNDDLKVTLIADYMKGNDDGPSGVITSTSSAAFANALRPVTPDSDNRKINSDYRTHVDDTNKGLSAQLDWNLGDYTLTSISAWRGWDNTQWQDGDRLSQVTASIPSSHDKGELSYDQYSQELRLASPRGEFLEYVGGLYYMHAVDDETYRRVVTSTTAQNTGVADYGTRSDTYAVFGESTLNFTEDFRGIAGLRYTHDDLEYDHRRRSTSATAVTGIQPSTSSSGSTDEDGWSGRLGLQYDLSEQLTSYVTYSRGYKGPAYNVFFNMQPRDTDALKPETSNSWEAGLKATALDNRLTANLAVFHTVYDNYQANFYDTVAGQVVTRLINAGKVKTEGAELDFSYQATRQLKLSGAVAYTKARVDSFACPPGAASSCNVDGKPLPFTPDWKSYVRADYSIPLDSGLDVELGTDYSWQDKVQYDLSQNPDTIQGAYGLWNASIALADYNDGWRVALLGKNLTDKSYSPLLATGGSYIYRMVPRDDGRYFGVELRKDF, from the coding sequence ATGCAATCGCAACAACGGGGGACGCTCGGCCGTCCACAATTCACTGGCCGACGCAGCGCGCTGGCCCTGGGCATCGCCAGCGTGATCGGGGCAATTGCCTTCAACGCGCAGGCGACCGAAACCACCGGCAGCGACACCCAGTCCGCCGACTCGGCACCGACACTCAAGGCAGTGACCGTCACCGCGACCCGCCGCGAAGAGTCGCTGCAGAAGGTCCCGGTTGCGGTCTCGGTGATCGACGGCGAACAGCTGGAGCGCGACAACCGCAACAACGTGTCGAGCATTGTCCAGCAGGTGCCGACCCTGAATTTCCGCACCGGCGCCTCGAACAAGGACACCTCGCTGTTCGTGCGTGGCGTAGGCACCATCTCCACCTCTCCCGGTGTCGAGCCGAGCGTGTCGACGGTGATCGACGGCGTGGTGCTCGGCCGCCCCGGCCAGGCGACCCTGGATCTGCTCGACGTGGAACGCATCGAAGTGCTGCGCGGCCCGCAGGGCACGCTGTTTGGCAAGAACGCTTCGGCCGGCGTGCTCAACGTGGTGACCCGCGCGGTGCCGGACGAAACCACCGGCTACGTCGACTACTCGCATTTTGGCGGCGGCAACGAGAACCGCACGCGCTTCGGCATCGGCGGCACGCTGATCCCCGGCAAGCTCAAGGCCAGCGTCACCACCCTGGTGGGCAGCTACGATGGCAACGTCGATAACGTCTACAACGGCCACGAGGTGAATGGCTACAACCGTGCCGGCGCGCGCACCAAGTTCGAGCTGACCCCGAACGACGATCTCAAGGTCACGCTGATCGCCGACTACATGAAGGGCAACGACGACGGCCCCAGCGGCGTGATCACTAGCACCAGCAGCGCGGCATTCGCCAACGCCCTGCGCCCGGTGACACCGGACAGCGACAACCGCAAGATCAACAGCGATTACCGCACCCACGTCGACGACACCAACAAGGGCCTGTCGGCGCAGTTGGACTGGAACCTCGGCGACTACACCCTGACGTCCATCAGCGCGTGGCGTGGTTGGGACAACACCCAGTGGCAGGATGGCGACCGCCTTTCGCAGGTCACCGCGAGCATTCCCAGTTCCCACGACAAGGGCGAGCTGAGCTACGACCAGTACTCCCAGGAACTGCGCCTGGCCTCGCCCAGGGGGGAGTTCCTCGAATACGTCGGCGGTCTCTACTACATGCACGCCGTGGACGACGAGACCTACCGCCGCGTGGTGACCTCCACCACCGCGCAGAACACCGGCGTGGCGGACTACGGCACGCGCAGCGACACCTACGCGGTATTCGGCGAGAGCACGCTGAACTTCACCGAAGACTTCCGAGGTATCGCCGGCCTGCGCTACACCCATGACGACCTCGAGTACGACCATCGCCGGCGCTCCACCTCGGCCACGGCGGTGACTGGCATCCAGCCGTCCACGTCCAGCTCCGGCTCCACCGACGAGGACGGCTGGTCCGGCCGCCTCGGCCTGCAGTACGACCTCAGCGAGCAGCTCACCAGCTACGTCACCTACTCGCGCGGCTACAAGGGCCCGGCGTACAACGTGTTCTTCAACATGCAGCCGCGCGATACCGACGCGCTCAAGCCGGAGACTTCCAACTCCTGGGAAGCCGGCCTGAAGGCCACCGCGCTGGACAACCGCCTGACCGCCAACCTGGCGGTCTTCCACACCGTCTACGACAACTACCAGGCGAACTTCTACGACACCGTCGCCGGGCAAGTGGTGACCCGGCTGATCAACGCCGGCAAGGTGAAGACCGAAGGCGCGGAGCTGGACTTCAGCTACCAGGCCACCCGCCAACTGAAGCTCTCCGGCGCGGTTGCCTACACCAAGGCCCGTGTCGACAGCTTCGCCTGCCCACCGGGTGCGGCATCCAGTTGCAACGTCGACGGCAAGCCGCTGCCCTTCACCCCGGACTGGAAGAGCTACGTGCGCGCCGACTACAGCATCCCGCTGGACAGCGGCCTGGATGTGGAGTTGGGCACCGACTACAGCTGGCAGGACAAGGTGCAGTACGACCTCAGCCAGAACCCCGACACCATCCAGGGCGCCTACGGCCTGTGGAACGCCAGCATTGCCCTGGCCGACTACAACGACGGCTGGCGCGTTGCCCTGCTGGGCAAGAACCTCACCGACAAGTCCTATTCGCCGCTGCTGGCGACCGGCGGCAGCTACATCTACCGCATGGTGCCGCGCGACGACGGGCGCTACTTCGGCGTGGAACTACGCAAGGACTTCTGA
- a CDS encoding phosphoribosyltransferase → MPSVQYTNRRHAGVALAMALRDMPLENPLILALPRGGVPVGKEIARALGAPLDVLLVRKIGAPGNEEYALGAIVDGPEPNWVVDEQMLERFDPPPEWFEQQVLEQLRELQRRRLLYRGAKAPAALEDRDVIVVDDGLATGSSVRAALKGLREHHPHRVILAVPVGPAETVEKLRPEVDALVCLETPAPFHAVGDYYRDFHQLSDQEVIDLLAK, encoded by the coding sequence ATGCCCTCAGTGCAATACACCAACCGTCGCCATGCCGGCGTGGCGCTGGCAATGGCCCTGCGCGACATGCCGCTGGAGAACCCGCTGATCCTTGCCCTGCCCCGCGGTGGCGTGCCAGTCGGCAAGGAGATCGCCCGGGCGCTGGGCGCGCCGCTGGATGTACTGCTGGTGCGCAAGATCGGCGCACCCGGCAACGAGGAGTACGCCCTGGGCGCGATTGTCGACGGTCCCGAGCCGAACTGGGTGGTGGACGAGCAGATGCTGGAGCGCTTCGATCCACCACCGGAGTGGTTCGAGCAGCAGGTGCTGGAGCAACTGCGCGAACTGCAACGTCGGCGCCTGCTCTATCGGGGCGCCAAGGCCCCCGCGGCACTGGAGGATCGCGACGTCATCGTGGTCGATGACGGCCTGGCCACCGGCAGCAGTGTGCGCGCGGCGCTCAAGGGGCTGCGCGAGCACCATCCGCACCGGGTGATCCTCGCCGTGCCAGTCGGCCCAGCGGAAACTGTGGAGAAGCTTCGCCCGGAAGTGGATGCGCTGGTCTGCCTGGAAACGCCGGCGCCTTTCCACGCCGTTGGCGATTACTACCGGGATTTCCACCAGCTCAGCGACCAGGAAGTGATCGACCTGCTGGCCAAGTAA